The Maridesulfovibrio zosterae DSM 11974 genome contains a region encoding:
- the gpt gene encoding xanthine phosphoribosyltransferase, which yields MYPISWDQLHRDCRTLSWQLLDKGPFKGILAITRGGLVPAAILARELDIRFIDTVCISTYDWKTQEKKATVLKNFEGDGEGWLLVDDLVDTGGTAKLVREMVPKALFVTVYAKPEGRPLVDTYITEVSQDTWILFPWDSATQFAEPIVKVSKEDD from the coding sequence ATGTACCCTATTTCATGGGATCAGTTACACAGGGATTGTAGAACCTTATCATGGCAATTGCTGGATAAAGGGCCGTTTAAAGGCATTCTGGCAATAACCCGTGGAGGATTGGTTCCAGCAGCGATTTTGGCAAGGGAACTGGATATAAGATTTATCGACACCGTCTGCATTTCCACATATGATTGGAAAACTCAGGAAAAAAAAGCCACTGTTCTTAAAAATTTCGAAGGTGATGGTGAAGGTTGGCTGCTGGTAGATGATCTGGTCGATACCGGCGGAACAGCGAAACTGGTTAGGGAAATGGTACCCAAAGCCCTTTTTGTAACAGTTTATGCCAAGCCTGAAGGACGTCCTTTGGTTGATACTTATATAACCGAAGTAAGCCAGGATACATGGATTCTTTTTCCTTGGGACAGTGCAACTCAGTTTGCAGAGCCTATTGTAAAAGTTTCTAAAGAAGATGATTAA
- a CDS encoding substrate-binding periplasmic protein, translated as MRFLFFTGFLLFSLCTVSWAENYTLASLNSPPYGYQCGSSASGLDVEIITEAFRRMGDTVTFKFLPWKRALVMAEHGSVDGLFQLLKTAEREKYMYYSDPVRMASMAIFVRKDSEIKFNGDFHRLMGCTFGVIDNYSYGPELDVFIKKNKTKNVEVGESVLMNISKLIKKRFDFFIADDLSTLYTLQSADLDKYIKRLEPLIGKNKVYVSFLKKRNLRNVRDRFNTALKEMTADGTIKRIMEKYRGHKNKHFPSITSAIDCNLKN; from the coding sequence ATGAGATTTTTATTTTTTACAGGATTTCTTCTTTTTTCATTGTGTACTGTCAGCTGGGCTGAAAATTATACTTTGGCATCGTTGAATTCTCCTCCATATGGTTATCAGTGTGGTAGCTCTGCAAGTGGGCTTGATGTGGAAATTATTACTGAAGCTTTCAGAAGAATGGGTGATACTGTTACCTTTAAATTTCTGCCTTGGAAGCGAGCCCTTGTTATGGCAGAGCATGGTAGTGTTGACGGTTTGTTTCAGTTACTGAAAACCGCTGAACGGGAAAAATATATGTATTATAGTGATCCTGTCAGAATGGCATCAATGGCTATTTTTGTACGTAAGGATTCAGAAATTAAGTTTAATGGTGATTTTCACAGACTTATGGGGTGTACTTTTGGGGTAATAGACAATTATAGCTATGGTCCCGAGTTAGATGTATTTATAAAGAAAAATAAAACTAAAAATGTGGAAGTCGGCGAGTCTGTTTTAATGAATATTTCTAAATTGATCAAAAAACGTTTTGATTTTTTCATAGCAGATGATTTATCTACTCTTTACACATTACAAAGTGCAGATCTTGATAAGTATATCAAACGATTAGAACCGTTAATAGGTAAGAATAAAGTTTATGTGTCATTTCTCAAAAAACGCAATTTACGTAATGTCCGTGATCGTTTTAATACAGCCTTAAAGGAAATGACTGCTGATGGAACAATAAAAAGAATCATGGAAAAGTATCGCGGGCATAAGAACAAACACTTTCCAAGTATAACATCGGCCATTGATTGTAATTTGAAGAATTGA
- a CDS encoding glucokinase — protein MGRVLAVDIGGTNSRFAAFDTDSDGHITMNETVWLSSKEAKSFEHLLDMLAHSDFPYSPQEFDIVVLALAGPVIRGVYCNVTNVDWDVDFSEGYEKYGFKKAILINDFAAQAYACRTSAVDGCKVIHDVDISPTGAVGVIGAGTGLGHCALVPVPPAGFVSVPSEAGHISFPFQTHAELDFCGFVKELRGISYCYGDEVLTGRGLNVLHYYLTGEDISPQDISKEMAKGGRTLEWYAKFTARCCRNYALSICATGGLYISGGIIAKNPFVVDHPLFMKEFLDSSSMHDLLKRIPVFLNDNQESGLYGAAFCGLLNI, from the coding sequence ATGGGAAGAGTTTTAGCTGTTGATATTGGCGGAACCAATAGCCGATTTGCCGCTTTTGATACTGATTCAGACGGACATATCACTATGAATGAAACTGTCTGGCTATCAAGTAAGGAAGCGAAAAGTTTTGAGCACCTTCTTGATATGCTGGCGCATAGTGATTTTCCCTATTCTCCGCAGGAATTTGATATTGTTGTGCTTGCACTGGCTGGTCCAGTTATTCGAGGAGTATATTGCAATGTGACCAATGTTGACTGGGACGTTGATTTTTCAGAAGGATATGAGAAATACGGCTTTAAGAAGGCTATATTAATTAATGACTTTGCAGCACAGGCATATGCATGCAGAACTTCTGCAGTTGATGGTTGTAAAGTAATTCATGACGTAGACATTTCCCCAACAGGGGCTGTCGGTGTTATCGGGGCTGGTACTGGACTCGGTCATTGCGCTCTTGTTCCAGTTCCTCCAGCAGGATTTGTTTCAGTGCCATCAGAAGCAGGGCATATCTCTTTTCCTTTTCAGACTCACGCTGAACTTGATTTTTGCGGATTTGTTAAAGAGCTGCGTGGTATTTCATATTGTTATGGTGATGAAGTCTTGACAGGCAGAGGGCTTAATGTACTTCACTATTATCTTACTGGAGAAGATATCAGTCCTCAGGATATATCAAAAGAAATGGCTAAAGGTGGCAGAACATTAGAATGGTACGCAAAATTTACGGCCAGATGTTGTCGAAATTATGCGCTTAGTATCTGTGCAACGGGTGGGCTTTATATCTCCGGTGGTATTATAGCTAAAAATCCATTTGTAGTTGATCATCCTTTGTTTATGAAAGAATTTTTAGATTCAAGTTCAATGCATGATCTCTTGAAAAGAATTCCCGTTTTTTTGAATGATAATCAGGAAAGCGGATTATACGGAGCAGCTTTTTGCGGTTTGCTGAATATATAA
- a CDS encoding deoxyguanosinetriphosphate triphosphohydrolase, producing MQWQTLFSKQRVGKSKSDNIDHDRSEFQRDYDRIIFSSAFRRLQDKTQVFPLSKSDYVRTRLTHSLETSSVGRSLGYMVGSKLIEKHGLDLMPAEPGTVVATACLMHDIGNPPFGHSGEDAIRDWFDNSEIGQNLCTWIEKSKRTDFSLFEGNAQGLRTVLALQRPGSKGGMQLTCATLAAFTKYPYVSEHVTQKKKFGIFTSEAVTYTEIAAHLGLVEIAENKWARHPFAYLVEAADDICYHVVDMEDGHRLGLVSFDELYDTFMAILGNDPKIAKRVSGIDSKKEQVEYLRATTINTLVTNSCEIFMSNEQAILDGVFTSSLTEQISMADEFSMLKKIAIEKVYNSTEVIDTEAAAYEVLWKILDFFGQIVCELHKEGTLGSKCQKSIKLLPDLYRPSENLGVYENTQKIVDYVSGMTDAFAVGTFNKISGISLLRR from the coding sequence ATGCAGTGGCAAACTTTATTCAGTAAGCAGAGAGTTGGAAAATCTAAATCCGATAACATTGATCATGATCGCAGTGAGTTTCAACGTGACTATGATCGGATAATCTTTTCATCGGCATTTAGAAGATTGCAGGATAAGACACAGGTTTTTCCATTATCAAAAAGTGATTATGTGCGTACTAGATTAACTCATAGCCTTGAAACTTCATCTGTAGGACGTTCACTAGGCTATATGGTGGGAAGTAAGCTTATTGAAAAGCATGGTCTTGACCTAATGCCTGCGGAGCCGGGGACTGTAGTTGCTACAGCATGTCTCATGCATGACATTGGAAATCCTCCGTTTGGACATTCTGGCGAAGATGCTATCAGAGACTGGTTTGATAATTCTGAGATTGGGCAGAATTTGTGTACATGGATAGAGAAAAGTAAACGTACGGACTTTTCTTTATTTGAAGGCAATGCTCAGGGATTGCGCACTGTGCTTGCATTGCAACGTCCGGGCAGCAAAGGAGGAATGCAGCTTACCTGTGCAACGCTGGCAGCATTTACAAAATACCCGTACGTTTCTGAACATGTTACGCAAAAGAAAAAGTTCGGTATTTTTACAAGTGAAGCCGTGACCTATACTGAAATAGCAGCTCATCTGGGGCTTGTGGAAATTGCTGAAAACAAATGGGCACGCCATCCATTTGCTTATCTTGTCGAAGCCGCAGACGACATTTGTTATCATGTTGTTGATATGGAAGACGGTCATCGTCTAGGTCTTGTTTCATTTGATGAGCTCTATGATACATTTATGGCAATCTTAGGTAATGACCCGAAAATAGCCAAACGTGTATCCGGTATTGATAGTAAAAAAGAACAGGTAGAGTATTTGCGTGCGACGACGATAAATACTCTGGTTACAAATTCATGTGAAATTTTTATGAGTAATGAGCAGGCTATTCTGGATGGAGTTTTCACTTCCAGCCTGACAGAACAGATCAGTATGGCTGATGAATTCAGTATGCTTAAAAAAATAGCCATAGAAAAAGTATATAACTCAACAGAAGTTATTGATACAGAAGCAGCTGCATATGAAGTGTTGTGGAAAATTCTTGATTTTTTCGGTCAGATAGTCTGTGAATTGCACAAAGAAGGAACGCTTGGTTCCAAGTGTCAGAAATCCATAAAATTGTTGCCTGATTTGTACAGGCCTTCTGAAAATTTAGGTGTTTATGAAAATACGCAGAAGATTGTCGATTATGTATCAGGCATGACTGATGCTTTTGCTGTAGGTACTTTTAATAAGATATCGGGGATTTCACTGCTGAGGCGATAG
- a CDS encoding ABC transporter permease, with translation MLAYRLQKRDEPWNWGAPIIIVGALVFSFGVSALLLELQGKSAVEGLLVLWQGSFGASWALEDALLKAIPIFLCALGVATAFRMQVWNIGAEGQFALGAIGATWAALNFPDLPGFLLMPLMFFCAAVCGAFWAYIPAILRLKLQVNEIISTLMLNYIAILLLEYLVFGVWKDPASFGFPVTPEFSPSAIIGQIGETRLHWGFAVCIGSGLAMWAFMRFTRLGYEIKIAGEGIKVAMYSRLPYGMLTILVMAISGALAGWAGCIETSATVNRLQTSIMVGYGYTAIVVAWLARLHPLYIGISAYLLAALRVGVENMQLELQVPASFGSIMEGLILLSVLAGQMLVTYKIVKKK, from the coding sequence ATGCTGGCTTATCGCTTACAAAAGCGTGACGAACCTTGGAACTGGGGTGCTCCGATTATTATCGTGGGCGCCCTGGTCTTTTCTTTCGGGGTAAGTGCGCTCCTGCTTGAATTGCAGGGTAAATCTGCTGTTGAAGGACTCCTTGTGCTCTGGCAGGGGTCTTTTGGTGCTTCATGGGCTTTGGAAGATGCCCTTTTAAAAGCTATCCCGATTTTTCTTTGTGCATTGGGTGTTGCTACAGCTTTCAGAATGCAGGTATGGAATATCGGAGCTGAAGGACAGTTTGCTTTGGGAGCCATCGGTGCGACCTGGGCCGCCCTCAACTTTCCAGATCTCCCCGGTTTTCTGCTTATGCCGCTCATGTTTTTCTGTGCCGCAGTTTGCGGTGCATTTTGGGCATATATTCCTGCTATTTTACGGCTTAAGCTGCAAGTTAATGAGATTATCTCAACCCTGATGCTCAATTATATCGCAATACTTCTACTTGAATACCTTGTATTCGGAGTTTGGAAAGATCCCGCAAGCTTTGGTTTTCCCGTAACACCTGAATTTTCACCATCAGCAATTATCGGTCAAATTGGAGAAACCCGTTTGCACTGGGGCTTTGCTGTTTGTATCGGTTCCGGTCTTGCCATGTGGGCTTTTATGCGCTTCACCCGGTTGGGCTATGAAATTAAGATTGCCGGGGAAGGAATCAAGGTAGCCATGTATTCCCGGCTTCCATACGGAATGCTGACTATTCTGGTTATGGCTATTTCAGGTGCTCTTGCAGGATGGGCCGGCTGTATTGAAACTTCCGCCACTGTTAATAGGCTTCAAACCAGTATTATGGTCGGCTACGGTTATACTGCAATTGTCGTAGCATGGCTGGCAAGACTGCACCCTCTTTACATTGGAATATCTGCTTACCTGCTGGCTGCGCTTCGAGTCGGTGTAGAAAATATGCAGCTTGAGCTTCAGGTTCCTGCTTCTTTTGGTTCTATTATGGAAGGATTGATTCTTTTGTCTGTTCTTGCCGGGCAGATGTTGGTCACATACAAGATTGTTAAGAAAAAATAG
- a CDS encoding dihydrolipoyl dehydrogenase family protein — MAKYDYDLGVIGGGAAGLTVAAGASQLGVKVLLVEKEDRLGGDCLHYGCVPSKTLIRTARVRHLMGRAAEFGLPSVDLSPVDYSKVAKRIAEVISVIQIHDSVERFTSLGVDIQFGDSFFKSKHNIILKGRDVSARKWVIATGSSPSAPSINGLSEVSYLTNLDVFSLKELPSSLIVLGGGPLAVEMAQSFQRLGCEVTVIQRSDQILSKEDQDMADFVMKGMISDGVKFILGSKIGGVRNFEKGVEVSLEVSGVQHTVYADKLLVALGRKSNTEGLGLEDIGVEMNRGSVAVNSRMQTSVKNIYAAGDVIGKYRFTHAAGYEGGIVISNAVFHLPRKADYTWMPWCTYTDPELASVGMNEKAAQAAGIEYRTVIEEFSANDRALAEGEGKGRIKLLIDKKGKPLGCQIAAVHAGEFLSEWIAAVNGGVGLATIAGAVHPYPTLSEMNKKVAGKLIGEKIFSDKMRKILRLLFSYNG, encoded by the coding sequence ATGGCTAAGTATGACTACGATCTCGGTGTTATTGGCGGCGGAGCAGCCGGTTTAACTGTAGCCGCAGGGGCTTCGCAGCTGGGCGTTAAAGTTTTACTGGTGGAAAAGGAAGATCGCCTTGGTGGTGATTGCCTGCATTATGGGTGTGTGCCCAGTAAGACTCTTATCAGGACAGCCCGTGTTCGTCATCTGATGGGGAGAGCTGCAGAGTTCGGTCTGCCTTCTGTTGATCTGTCTCCTGTTGATTATTCCAAAGTGGCCAAGCGCATTGCCGAAGTCATATCAGTTATTCAAATCCATGATTCTGTTGAAAGATTTACATCTCTCGGGGTAGATATTCAATTTGGAGATAGCTTTTTTAAAAGTAAACATAATATTATATTGAAGGGTAGGGATGTATCTGCTCGAAAATGGGTAATTGCAACCGGATCATCACCTTCAGCTCCATCTATCAATGGGCTTTCTGAAGTCTCGTATCTTACCAATCTGGATGTTTTTTCACTTAAGGAATTACCCTCATCATTAATCGTTCTCGGCGGTGGGCCTCTTGCGGTTGAAATGGCGCAGTCGTTTCAGCGTCTCGGCTGCGAAGTTACAGTTATTCAGCGCAGTGACCAGATTCTCAGTAAAGAGGATCAGGATATGGCCGATTTTGTTATGAAAGGAATGATAAGTGACGGAGTAAAATTTATTCTTGGTTCAAAAATTGGTGGAGTCAGGAATTTTGAGAAGGGGGTAGAGGTTTCTCTTGAAGTTTCAGGTGTTCAACATACTGTTTATGCGGATAAATTGCTTGTAGCTTTGGGGCGTAAATCCAATACGGAAGGACTTGGACTCGAAGATATTGGTGTGGAAATGAATCGTGGTTCAGTTGCAGTAAACTCCCGTATGCAGACATCAGTTAAAAATATCTATGCTGCAGGTGATGTTATCGGAAAATATAGGTTTACTCATGCTGCCGGTTATGAAGGTGGTATTGTTATATCAAATGCAGTATTTCATTTACCTAGAAAAGCAGATTATACATGGATGCCGTGGTGTACCTACACAGACCCAGAGCTTGCAAGTGTTGGGATGAATGAAAAGGCAGCGCAGGCAGCAGGTATAGAATACCGTACTGTGATTGAAGAATTTTCTGCAAATGACCGTGCTTTGGCTGAGGGAGAGGGAAAAGGGCGGATCAAGCTGTTAATAGATAAGAAGGGTAAACCGTTGGGGTGCCAGATAGCAGCAGTTCATGCCGGCGAATTCTTAAGTGAATGGATAGCAGCCGTTAATGGCGGTGTTGGATTGGCAACTATTGCCGGGGCTGTTCATCCATATCCCACTCTTTCCGAAATGAATAAGAAAGTTGCCGGTAAATTGATTGGCGAAAAAATATTTTCAGATAAAATGCGTAAAATTTTAAGGTTACTTTTTTCATATAACGGATAG
- a CDS encoding BMP family ABC transporter substrate-binding protein encodes MRKVMIMVIVAAMSVMMATAGFAGAKKEKLKVGFVYISPVGDEGYSFAQDQGRKAIDKLPWVETSAVESVPEGPDSERVVLNFARKGYDVIFGTSFGYMDPMVKVSKKFPKVAFMHCSGFKSTPNMSNYFGRMYQARYLTGIVAGMMTKSNVIGYVAAFPIPEVIRGINAFTLGVRSVNPEATVRVVWTKSWYDPALEKDAAISLLDMKADVITQHQDSPGPQEAAQERGKYSIGYNSDMSKMAPKSHLTAAIWNWAPLFKNTVEQVRDGVWKGDESLWWGMDQGVVDIAPFGPMVPQNVKDAVAAAKQNIIKGNNAIFVGPLKDQNGKEAVPAGKSMTDPELLGMSWFVDGVIGNTK; translated from the coding sequence ATGCGTAAAGTTATGATTATGGTCATCGTTGCAGCAATGTCTGTTATGATGGCTACAGCTGGTTTTGCTGGAGCTAAGAAAGAAAAGCTCAAAGTCGGTTTTGTTTACATTTCTCCCGTGGGTGATGAAGGTTACTCATTTGCACAGGATCAGGGCCGTAAGGCTATTGATAAATTGCCCTGGGTTGAAACTTCTGCTGTTGAGTCCGTACCTGAAGGACCAGACTCTGAGCGCGTTGTTCTAAATTTCGCACGTAAAGGTTATGATGTAATTTTCGGAACCAGTTTTGGTTACATGGATCCAATGGTCAAAGTTTCCAAAAAGTTCCCTAAAGTTGCTTTTATGCATTGCTCCGGTTTCAAGAGCACACCTAACATGAGTAACTATTTTGGTCGTATGTATCAGGCTCGCTACCTTACAGGTATTGTTGCCGGTATGATGACTAAATCAAATGTAATCGGATACGTTGCTGCATTTCCTATTCCGGAAGTTATTCGTGGTATCAATGCTTTTACTCTCGGTGTCCGTTCAGTTAATCCTGAAGCAACTGTCCGCGTTGTCTGGACAAAGTCATGGTATGATCCTGCTCTTGAAAAAGACGCAGCAATCAGTCTGCTGGACATGAAAGCTGACGTAATAACTCAGCATCAGGATTCTCCCGGACCTCAGGAAGCAGCTCAGGAGCGCGGAAAATATTCTATCGGTTATAATTCTGATATGTCCAAGATGGCTCCTAAATCTCACCTGACTGCAGCTATATGGAATTGGGCTCCTCTGTTTAAGAATACTGTTGAACAGGTTCGCGACGGAGTTTGGAAAGGTGATGAGTCCCTCTGGTGGGGAATGGATCAGGGAGTTGTTGATATTGCTCCTTTCGGCCCAATGGTTCCACAGAATGTTAAAGATGCAGTTGCTGCTGCAAAGCAGAATATAATCAAAGGAAACAACGCTATTTTCGTAGGTCCTCTTAAAGACCAGAACGGTAAAGAAGCTGTTCCTGCCGGAAAATCCATGACTGATCCCGAACTGCTCGGTATGTCTTGGTTTGTTGACGGCGTAATTGGAAATACTAAGTAA
- a CDS encoding S9 family peptidase → MNIFVKDLSNNKITRVTNATSRDVSGYFWGGNSRIIYGQDSGGDENFHTFSAPLDGSGAVDLTPYENTRTNLLDDLENDEDHILITMNKRDQRSFDVYKLNITNGENELIAQNPGDIVGWMTDNDGQLRIAIAVRNGNNVILYRKNEQEIFRPIKTTDFRTTFAPLFFDFDNRKIYVASNIERDKTAVYLFNPDNQKLEELIFEHPDVDVSQLLRSKKRKIITGAGYYSDKAHYVFFDDIREEIQSDLEQQLSGYQVAVTDLNKDETKMIVRTYSDRSLGAGYIYDIESRKLNKIAEVSPWFDENNMAAMTPISFTSRDGLTINGYLSLPVGKKAKNLPVVLNPHGGPWARDHWGFNPEIQFLTNRGIAVLQVNFRGSTGYGRQFWEKGFKQWGRQMQDDLTDAVDWLVKQGIADPKRVAIYGASYGGYATLAGLTFTPDVYACGIDYVGPSNLFTLMETLPPYWESERERFYIMVGDPVRDYKLLRQISPIFHVDNITAPLFVAQGANDPRVKKDESDQIVKALRSRGVNVEYMVKENEGHGFMNQENKFDFYEKMELFLKKHLLKEN, encoded by the coding sequence ATGAATATTTTTGTAAAAGATCTTTCAAATAACAAAATAACTAGAGTGACAAATGCCACCTCCCGAGATGTATCAGGATATTTCTGGGGAGGTAATTCACGAATAATATATGGTCAGGATAGCGGAGGAGATGAGAATTTTCATACTTTCTCTGCTCCACTGGACGGAAGCGGAGCCGTTGACCTCACACCATATGAAAATACACGCACTAATCTTCTTGATGACCTTGAGAATGATGAAGATCATATCCTCATCACTATGAACAAGCGTGATCAGCGATCATTTGATGTTTATAAATTGAACATAACAAATGGTGAGAACGAACTGATAGCTCAAAATCCCGGAGATATCGTAGGATGGATGACTGACAATGATGGACAGTTGCGCATTGCCATTGCTGTCCGTAACGGGAACAACGTTATTTTATACCGTAAAAATGAACAGGAAATATTCCGTCCTATTAAAACAACCGACTTCCGTACTACTTTCGCCCCTCTTTTCTTCGATTTCGACAATCGTAAAATATATGTAGCCTCCAATATTGAAAGAGATAAGACCGCTGTTTATCTTTTCAATCCTGACAATCAAAAACTTGAAGAGCTTATTTTTGAACATCCCGACGTAGATGTTTCACAACTCCTACGCTCTAAAAAACGTAAAATAATCACCGGTGCGGGATATTATTCAGATAAAGCCCACTATGTTTTTTTTGATGACATACGCGAAGAAATTCAGTCTGACCTTGAACAACAACTTTCAGGCTATCAAGTTGCTGTAACAGATTTAAATAAAGATGAAACTAAAATGATAGTCCGCACATACTCGGACCGCAGCTTAGGAGCCGGATATATTTATGATATTGAGAGCAGGAAATTAAATAAAATTGCTGAGGTAAGTCCATGGTTTGATGAAAACAATATGGCTGCCATGACTCCTATATCATTCACATCCCGTGACGGCCTGACAATTAATGGCTACCTGAGTCTTCCAGTAGGAAAAAAAGCAAAAAATCTCCCTGTGGTCCTCAACCCTCATGGAGGACCATGGGCACGCGACCACTGGGGATTTAATCCTGAAATACAATTTCTTACCAACCGTGGAATTGCCGTATTGCAGGTAAATTTCAGAGGTTCTACTGGATACGGCCGACAGTTCTGGGAAAAGGGCTTTAAACAATGGGGTCGTCAAATGCAGGATGACCTTACAGATGCCGTTGACTGGCTGGTTAAGCAGGGTATTGCCGATCCAAAACGTGTAGCGATTTACGGAGCATCATATGGAGGCTATGCAACACTTGCAGGTCTAACCTTCACCCCTGATGTATATGCCTGCGGAATTGACTATGTAGGACCATCTAACCTCTTTACTCTCATGGAGACACTGCCTCCCTACTGGGAATCAGAACGTGAAAGGTTCTACATTATGGTGGGTGATCCTGTGCGTGACTATAAACTTTTGCGCCAGATATCGCCAATATTCCACGTAGACAATATAACTGCCCCACTTTTTGTGGCTCAAGGCGCTAATGATCCCAGAGTAAAAAAAGATGAATCGGATCAGATTGTTAAAGCGCTCCGAAGCCGAGGTGTAAATGTTGAATACATGGTGAAAGAGAATGAAGGGCATGGCTTCATGAATCAAGAAAACAAATTTGATTTTTATGAAAAAATGGAACTTTTCCTGAAAAAACATTTGCTGAAAGAAAATTAA
- a CDS encoding GGDEF domain-containing protein, whose protein sequence is MDDSNMRHKEINKYKYRITLPVIIILSLMAVYSFHSIIIEQKRVSDTRNRLVELKTTAYYVYTKSSGLEYNLHRFKSLVEELKKIPKENVFYKLIHANDDELFIVAKRFIDATATETQQAMNTALKNLDNTLSTIINNTFENYKSEINTKIKIEYAILFLICILGIIHYFLVDNPMRHELNRNAREKETSKSTIRKLAERDTLTNLPGRMKFYEESEREISSATRYGSDLSLIKMDIHDFKTINQKYGQKAGDKILAGFARAVRKHLRRPDSFFRVGGDKFIILAPHTTSKNAINLTDKIQSIVSNYRPLKDIPFKINTGIASCGQEDTTETLLNKVDNALKESKKKGPGSVYLIAESTQISEK, encoded by the coding sequence GTGGATGATTCTAACATGCGACACAAAGAGATAAACAAATATAAATATCGGATTACTCTTCCAGTAATTATTATTTTATCACTTATGGCAGTTTATTCCTTTCATTCTATTATTATAGAGCAAAAAAGAGTGAGTGACACCCGTAATCGATTAGTTGAACTAAAAACAACAGCCTATTATGTTTATACAAAATCATCGGGACTTGAATACAATCTTCACCGTTTTAAATCTCTTGTGGAAGAACTGAAAAAAATTCCAAAAGAGAATGTTTTTTATAAGCTTATTCATGCAAATGATGATGAACTTTTCATTGTAGCGAAAAGGTTTATTGATGCTACTGCAACAGAGACTCAGCAAGCAATGAATACAGCTCTCAAAAATCTGGATAATACGCTTAGCACAATCATAAATAATACTTTTGAAAACTATAAATCAGAAATTAATACTAAAATTAAAATTGAATATGCAATATTATTTCTAATCTGCATTTTAGGGATCATCCACTATTTCCTAGTTGACAATCCAATGCGTCACGAGCTTAATCGAAATGCCCGTGAAAAAGAGACCAGTAAATCTACTATCCGGAAACTTGCTGAACGCGATACTCTTACAAATCTTCCTGGACGCATGAAGTTCTATGAAGAATCAGAACGGGAGATTTCATCAGCCACTCGCTACGGGTCAGATCTATCCCTGATTAAGATGGATATACATGACTTCAAAACCATCAATCAGAAATATGGACAAAAAGCAGGTGATAAAATTTTGGCAGGTTTCGCCAGAGCAGTACGTAAGCATCTTAGACGACCAGATAGCTTTTTTCGCGTAGGAGGTGATAAATTTATCATTCTCGCGCCGCATACTACATCAAAAAACGCTATTAACTTAACTGACAAAATACAAAGTATCGTGAGCAACTACAGACCGCTCAAAGATATCCCTTTTAAAATAAACACAGGTATCGCCTCCTGCGGACAGGAAGATACAACCGAAACATTACTCAACAAGGTGGACAATGCTCTAAAAGAATCCAAAAAAAAAGGACCTGGCTCTGTGTACCTCATCGCTGAATCAACTCAAATATCCGAAAAATAA